One genomic segment of Schistosoma haematobium chromosome 6, whole genome shotgun sequence includes these proteins:
- a CDS encoding hypothetical protein (SECRETED:SignalP(1-25)), translating into MLKSILILSILSIVFSLVKVKCAVAAPENEMERYPFMPYELPYTHDELDQYYYPNLRDSLVRRLMKRKYYISQRLGK; encoded by the coding sequence ATGCTTAAATCAATTTTAATCTTGTCAATATTATCTATTGTATTTTCATTGGTCAAAGTGAAATGCGCTGTGGCAGCACCTGAAAATGAAATGGAACGATACCCATTTATGCCTTATGAATTACCATATACACATGATGAACttgatcaatattattatcCAAATCTACGTGATTCATTAGTTCGACGTCttatgaaaagaaaatattatatatcACAAAGACTtggtaaataa